In Leptospira terpstrae serovar Hualin str. LT 11-33 = ATCC 700639, the genomic window GCTTGCGCAAGCAAGAGGAGTGCCAGAAGCCTATGTGTCGTAGACCGAACGAGGGCGCAAGTCCCGAAGTGAAGCGGTTAGTTGCTGTTATACGAAGTTCCGTTAGCAAGGGGAAATTACTGGATCAGGTAACTTGTATTCTAAGCTAATATATGTTCCTCTGAAGTTTAGAGGTTTTTTGAGTAATAGTGTTTCAATTAATGTTCCCTTAGTATGCGTGTTAGTAAGTGTGGTATTGTTTACTCCCATTTTTGCGAGTTCATAAGGATCAGAGACAAAAGCAATGGTTGATATTCGGATATCTTCATTTTTATCCAAAAATATTGAACTAAACGCAGTTTTTAAAAAGTCATCGATCAGGGTTTTAAATTTCCCATAGATATTTTCAATTTTGAGATATTGTTTGTCTTTTATATTTTTTAGTTCGTAACAATATAAAGAAAAATAATTTCCCTTTTCGCAGTATATTATATATAAGCAGTCAGGTGATGGAGGAGTTAGTGCCAAATGTAAAGAATTGTAATAGGAATCTACCTTTAGAATTAAATATTTATCACGGGGAAAATTTTTATCTACCTCTACTTGAATTTGGTTTTCTTCACAATGGGAGACAATATGTTTTGAAAGAATAGGGTGAGTTGATATTTTATTTAAGAGCATTTAGTTTCCTAATTACATCTATTTTTTCGTTATAAAGTGATTCTGATACGATACCGAAATTTAGATCGTCGAAACCAAGTTCATCTGATTTTATGTTTCTTGCTATTGATCCTTTTGATTCTTCTTTTTCTAAAATGTAATTTGCACATTCTGAGTAATTTATTTCTTTAGAAATGATAAGATTGTTTAGTTTATTGAATACATAAGAACTATGCGATGTCATAATAATTTTACATCCAAGTTTTACTGCTTTTACAAGAATTTCAGTAATGATAATCTGTGCGTAAGGATGTAGGTGCGATTCTGGTTCTTCGATGAATATGATTGGATGGTATTCTGTTTGCTTCCTTGGTCTGAATAAAGTTTCAGATACAATATATTTAAAATATGCCACAATGGGTGAAATTTCTGATACCATTGATGAAGATAACGAAACGTCGATTTTTAAATCTGTATTATGTGGTGAATACCTTATATTTCTAGACTTATCATCAAATGATATCTCTCCTTTTAGTAATTCGTTTTCTAATAGTTTTACTATCTCCGTATATTTATCGCTTTTTTTCGATTTTATGTTAATATCCGATAGTTTTATAAAATAATCGGATAATGGTTCTTGGATCTGTGGAAGATTTATTGATTTCCTTAAGAATGTTCTTCTTTTTGAAAGCTCAGCAATTATTTGACTAAATGCATTAAGTGCCTGATATAGTCCGCTCCTAGAAGCCGGTAAAAAATTTAAGCTAACAGATTCTAATTGATTGTTTGTAATATCTAAAATGCATTTTTCCAAAACACTGGAAAGGTCGTCGAAAAATTGTGTTCCGCCAGCATTGAAATGGATAATTGTTTCATTGTCATTATATTTGATAGACCAATGTTTCTGTGCATGTTTTACAATTAGAGAAAAATTTAAGTTAATTCGGTCGATTACTAGCTGGTTCTCGATTATTTTTAAAGTTATTTGTATCTCTTTTCCGATTATTTCAATTGTCGAATCTTGATTTGAAAACTTACTTTTAATTGATTCTATACCTCCAAATGAACTTGATAGTGATTCATTAAACCCTTCTAAAAAAGTTATTCTTAAGATTTTAGTAAATATTTTTTCAAAATCAGCTGTAATATCGATATGAGTTTGAACTGATTGAGTCGCTTTTAAGTTTTCTTCTAACTTCTCTAGATCAGAATTAATTACTCTATTCATGATATAGCGGAAGTCAAAATAATCATTTTGCATTAAGTATTTTAATATTAAATAAGTCGTACTCATTGCATAAGATTTAC contains:
- a CDS encoding AAA family ATPase, whose protein sequence is MKIKLNNIGPIECFELDLSNNLIVIFGKNNIGKSYAMSTTYLILKYLMQNDYFDFRYIMNRVINSDLEKLEENLKATQSVQTHIDITADFEKIFTKILRITFLEGFNESLSSSFGGIESIKSKFSNQDSTIEIIGKEIQITLKIIENQLVIDRINLNFSLIVKHAQKHWSIKYNDNETIIHFNAGGTQFFDDLSSVLEKCILDITNNQLESVSLNFLPASRSGLYQALNAFSQIIAELSKRRTFLRKSINLPQIQEPLSDYFIKLSDINIKSKKSDKYTEIVKLLENELLKGEISFDDKSRNIRYSPHNTDLKIDVSLSSSMVSEISPIVAYFKYIVSETLFRPRKQTEYHPIIFIEEPESHLHPYAQIIITEILVKAVKLGCKIIMTSHSSYVFNKLNNLIISKEINYSECANYILEKEESKGSIARNIKSDELGFDDLNFGIVSESLYNEKIDVIRKLNALK